In Nostoc sp. GT001, a genomic segment contains:
- a CDS encoding reverse transcriptase domain-containing protein, whose translation MIRHSYKTSESWKALPWKKFRRNLFRLQKRVYKAVQVGDKRKARLLQKLILKSTSARFLAIRLVSQLNAGKKTAGIDGKKSLSFEERFNLEELLKMNSGNWKHQGIREIPIPKKDGTTRMLKIPTIADRAWQCLAKYALEAAHEATFHARSYGFRTGRSAHDAQKYIQTNLNSRCNGIEKRVIELDIEKCFDRINHSAIMDELIAPKGLKLGIFRCLKAGVNPEFPEQGTPQGGVVSPLLANIALNGIESIHRYHYSYKQGCRITDKTSKEDISEPSVRYADDMVIILRPEDDATEILERISEFLRKRGMNISQKKTKVTAATDGFDFLGWHFKIQKNGKFRCTPSVDNFKAFRKKVKHIVNNSNYGATTKAEKLAPVVRGWRNYHKFCNMDGSKNSLYHIQKRAYTVFNKEAKKNRYSSKKLIDKAFPKVPYSEGSHVMIKGRKSPYDGDTAYWSERNSKLYDGETSKAIKKQNHKCASCGLKFIDEERVHLHHIDGNHANWKKNNLEAIHESCHDYKHMSKSAS comes from the coding sequence ATGATTAGACACAGTTATAAAACTAGTGAATCTTGGAAAGCCCTACCGTGGAAGAAATTCCGCCGAAATCTTTTCCGCCTTCAAAAGCGCGTGTATAAAGCTGTTCAAGTTGGAGACAAGCGGAAAGCTAGGTTACTCCAAAAGCTTATTCTAAAATCCACCTCGGCTCGATTTCTTGCAATTAGACTTGTATCTCAGCTAAACGCTGGTAAAAAGACGGCTGGTATCGATGGTAAGAAATCCCTTTCATTTGAAGAACGCTTCAACCTTGAAGAACTACTGAAAATGAATAGTGGAAATTGGAAGCATCAAGGAATACGGGAAATCCCCATCCCTAAGAAGGACGGGACTACCAGAATGCTTAAAATACCCACCATAGCGGATAGAGCTTGGCAATGCCTTGCAAAATATGCCTTGGAAGCCGCCCACGAAGCAACTTTCCATGCCAGAAGCTACGGGTTCAGAACTGGGCGCTCTGCCCACGACGCACAAAAGTACATTCAAACAAACCTGAACTCAAGATGCAATGGAATAGAAAAACGAGTTATAGAACTCGACATTGAAAAGTGCTTCGACAGGATTAACCACTCAGCGATAATGGATGAACTCATTGCCCCCAAAGGCTTAAAACTCGGAATCTTCCGATGCCTTAAGGCAGGGGTAAACCCAGAATTTCCTGAACAAGGAACCCCACAAGGGGGAGTGGTCAGTCCATTGCTAGCAAATATTGCACTCAACGGGATTGAGAGTATACACAGATACCACTACAGCTACAAACAAGGATGTAGAATAACTGATAAAACTTCAAAAGAGGATATCAGTGAACCATCAGTCCGATACGCGGACGACATGGTTATTATACTCCGACCCGAAGATGACGCGACAGAGATACTTGAAAGAATCAGCGAGTTCCTCCGCAAACGCGGAATGAATATAAGCCAAAAGAAAACCAAAGTTACCGCCGCGACAGATGGATTTGATTTCCTCGGCTGGCACTTTAAAATCCAGAAAAACGGAAAGTTTAGATGTACTCCCTCAGTGGACAACTTCAAAGCATTCCGTAAGAAAGTAAAACACATCGTCAACAACTCGAATTATGGTGCTACTACAAAGGCTGAGAAATTAGCCCCGGTGGTTAGAGGCTGGAGAAACTACCATAAGTTCTGCAACATGGACGGGTCTAAAAACTCGTTATACCACATCCAAAAAAGAGCTTATACGGTATTCAACAAGGAAGCCAAGAAAAATCGCTACTCTAGCAAGAAATTAATAGACAAAGCATTTCCGAAGGTTCCCTACTCCGAAGGTAGCCACGTCATGATTAAAGGAAGAAAATCCCCCTATGACGGAGATACAGCGTACTGGAGCGAACGTAACAGTAAACTCTATGACGGCGAAACCTCTAAAGCCATTAAGAAGCAAAACCATAAATGTGCATCCTGCGGCTTAAAGTTCATCGATGAAGAACGGGTTCACCTGCATCACATCGATGGAAATCATGCCAATTGGAAGAAAAATAATCTGGAAGCAATTCATGAGAGTTGCCACGATTACAAGCACATGAGCAAAAGCGCAAGCTAA
- a CDS encoding DUF2103 domain-containing protein: MGKPSVDPLRTASLRDATRTQKAARLVWNHSTHLSGLIPILERLCQQDGIQTVTPGVIGRSKGHCPKMQLRVSVPIRGGYKVIARQGKTVQEVFILTTLPQDQLEAALAIAMRC, from the coding sequence ATGGGCAAACCCTCCGTAGATCCTCTCCGCACGGCTTCTCTACGAGACGCTACGCGAACACAAAAAGCTGCCAGACTGGTTTGGAATCACTCAACACACCTTTCTGGTCTTATCCCCATTTTAGAACGTCTTTGTCAGCAAGATGGCATCCAAACTGTGACGCCGGGAGTGATTGGGCGATCGAAGGGTCATTGTCCAAAAATGCAACTACGCGTCTCAGTACCCATTCGCGGCGGCTATAAAGTCATTGCACGGCAGGGGAAAACGGTACAAGAGGTCTTTATTTTAACGACTTTACCCCAAGATCAACTAGAAGCTGCATTAGCGATCGCTATGAGATGTTAA
- the clpS gene encoding ATP-dependent Clp protease adapter ClpS, whose protein sequence is MVMTLSADVYGMSTAPTIAPERSNQVIRKTYPNYKVIVLNDDFNTFQHVSECLMKYIPGMSGDRAWDLTNQVHYEGQAIVWVGPQEPAELYHQQLRRAGLTMAPLEAA, encoded by the coding sequence ATGGTTATGACACTTTCAGCAGATGTTTACGGGATGTCCACAGCACCAACTATAGCTCCTGAACGGTCTAATCAAGTTATCCGTAAGACTTATCCGAATTACAAAGTGATTGTATTAAACGATGATTTTAATACATTCCAACACGTGTCTGAATGTTTGATGAAATATATTCCAGGGATGAGTGGCGATCGCGCGTGGGATCTGACTAATCAGGTACACTATGAAGGTCAAGCGATCGTCTGGGTCGGGCCTCAAGAACCTGCGGAACTCTATCACCAGCAGCTGCGCCGAGCAGGTTTGACAATGGCACCTCTAGAAGCAGCTTAA
- a CDS encoding FAD-dependent oxidoreductase, with protein MKHRHKIAFSLTSLIGLNLISSLVAFNQAMAAPPRTPDKSVNCEILVVGGGLSGVATAYEGLLAGRTVCLTEITDWLGGQISAQGTSALDERPTQRSQQFYSRGYLELRNRIQRKYGELNPGDCWVSDSCFLPRDAHTILTQMLKDAEKKGKGKLQWFPNTVIKDLEIAADGKIINGAIAIQSQPPKGAPPLNTFTLSQSIEDAYRYENSSRFTKTIVRFIPKAAKEDAAKWYVIDASETGEIIALADVPYRLGIDARSYLEPSASSANNDPYCPQGFTYTFAMEATKEPQPQTMPAFYPQYAPYFSYELKRLANFDLVFTYRRIWSPKKGKAEKFGGVSFTAATPGDISMQNWTWGNDYRPGTAQDNLIYTRQQLQGTGQLEPGGWMGGLRTEALRKAEENALSFYYWLVAGTTDSQLGDGVKQPQTNNRFVSGLNSPMGTAHGLSKYPYMREGRRIIGRPSWGQTGGFGIWEIDISRRDYNDEYYSKTLPADMYRRLRAAVAGLEAVSVIEGKVPPDKAMRRTRSTIFPDAVGIGHYAIDFHPCMVNSPPEAPGNTERPGERRGAGLAYPFQIALRAMIPQKIDNLLVGGKSIATSHIAAAAYRVHSFEWSAGAAAGTIASFALKNAIAPYQLVDDLPKQEPQLEALKRLLQQNGNPTAFPDTSIFNENWDNWK; from the coding sequence ATGAAGCATAGACACAAAATAGCTTTTAGCTTAACATCGTTGATCGGTCTTAATTTAATCTCTAGCTTAGTCGCATTTAATCAGGCGATGGCTGCGCCACCAAGAACCCCAGACAAAAGTGTAAATTGCGAGATTTTAGTTGTGGGTGGTGGACTTTCTGGTGTAGCTACAGCTTACGAGGGCTTGCTAGCAGGACGAACAGTTTGTCTCACAGAAATTACTGACTGGTTGGGAGGACAAATTTCTGCTCAAGGGACATCTGCATTAGATGAACGACCAACCCAACGTTCCCAACAATTTTATTCTCGCGGTTATCTGGAATTGCGAAACCGCATTCAGCGTAAATACGGTGAGCTTAACCCTGGTGACTGTTGGGTAAGTGACTCGTGTTTTCTTCCCCGCGATGCTCACACCATTTTGACCCAGATGCTCAAAGATGCCGAAAAGAAAGGCAAAGGAAAGTTGCAATGGTTTCCCAACACGGTAATTAAAGATTTAGAAATCGCTGCTGATGGCAAAATAATTAATGGTGCGATCGCAATTCAATCTCAACCCCCAAAAGGCGCACCACCTCTCAATACTTTTACGTTATCTCAAAGTATTGAAGATGCCTATCGCTACGAAAACTCATCTCGGTTTACCAAAACGATTGTCCGTTTCATCCCCAAGGCAGCAAAAGAGGATGCTGCTAAATGGTATGTCATAGACGCTAGCGAAACTGGAGAAATTATTGCCCTTGCTGATGTTCCCTACCGATTAGGTATTGATGCCCGTTCTTACTTAGAACCTTCTGCCTCCAGTGCTAATAATGACCCCTATTGTCCTCAAGGCTTTACCTACACCTTTGCAATGGAGGCCACTAAGGAACCGCAACCGCAGACAATGCCTGCATTTTATCCACAATATGCGCCATATTTCAGCTATGAATTGAAGCGACTGGCTAACTTTGATTTAGTTTTTACCTATCGTCGCATTTGGAGTCCAAAGAAAGGGAAAGCAGAAAAATTTGGCGGTGTAAGTTTTACTGCGGCTACACCAGGTGATATCTCCATGCAAAACTGGACTTGGGGTAACGACTACCGCCCCGGAACAGCCCAGGATAACCTAATTTATACTCGGCAACAGTTACAAGGTACTGGACAGTTAGAACCAGGGGGTTGGATGGGAGGACTGCGGACAGAAGCCCTCCGCAAGGCTGAGGAAAATGCCTTATCTTTTTATTACTGGTTGGTAGCTGGGACTACGGATTCTCAACTAGGGGATGGTGTCAAGCAGCCGCAAACTAATAACCGCTTTGTTTCCGGTTTAAATTCACCAATGGGGACAGCGCATGGTTTATCAAAATATCCCTATATGCGAGAAGGACGACGGATTATTGGCCGCCCTAGTTGGGGACAAACCGGAGGTTTTGGTATCTGGGAAATTGATATTTCCCGCCGAGATTATAATGACGAGTATTACTCCAAGACTCTGCCAGCAGATATGTATCGTCGCCTACGAGCAGCAGTTGCAGGTTTAGAAGCAGTATCAGTAATTGAGGGTAAAGTTCCACCAGACAAAGCAATGCGACGGACTCGTTCTACCATCTTCCCCGATGCTGTGGGTATTGGTCACTACGCCATAGATTTCCATCCTTGCATGGTGAATAGTCCCCCAGAAGCCCCTGGTAACACAGAACGTCCAGGCGAAAGACGTGGTGCAGGTCTTGCTTATCCCTTCCAAATTGCTTTGAGAGCGATGATTCCCCAGAAAATTGATAATTTGCTCGTAGGTGGCAAAAGTATTGCAACTAGTCATATTGCTGCTGCTGCCTATCGGGTACATTCCTTTGAATGGTCGGCTGGCGCAGCTGCGGGAACTATTGCTAGTTTTGCACTCAAAAATGCGATCGCACCTTACCAACTAGTTGATGATTTACCTAAACAAGAGCCACAACTAGAAGCACTCAAACGGCTTTTGCAACAAAATGGCAACCCTACCGCCTTCCCAGATACATCTATTTTTAACGAAAACTGGGATAATTGGAAATAG